In Juglans regia cultivar Chandler chromosome 13, Walnut 2.0, whole genome shotgun sequence, the following proteins share a genomic window:
- the LOC109015218 gene encoding basic leucine zipper 43-like: MLPAEITGIHYLAQETPIPIPTGFGMMQSNTPDHLYFNRFLSNLPNSLFPSQGYELNPQYSCISNNSSTSDEAEEHQLSIIDERKQRRMISNRESARRSRMRKQKHLDELWSQVVRLRTENHNLIEKLNHVTECHDRVLQENARLKEETSDLRQMFTSLQIDSPYTATFRDLEEVPCNTAHLRAESSNQSISNSVDLLH, encoded by the coding sequence ATGCTTCCAGCTGAGATCACTGGAATTCATTATCTAGCCCAAGAAACCCCTATCCCAATTCCCACTGGCTTTGGCATGATGCAGAGCAATACACCTGATCACCTTTATTTCAATAGATTCTTAAGCAACTTACCCAACTCTCTCTTCCCGTCTCAAGGCTATGAGCTTAACCCACAATACTCCTGTATCAGCAATAACTCCAGTACTTCTGATGAAGCTGAGGAGCATCAACTCAGCATCATCGATGAAAGGAAGCAGCGGAGAATGATTTCTAACAGAGAATCTGCTCGCAGATCACGGATGAGGAAACAAAAGCACCTAGATGAACTCTGGTCACAGGTGGTAAGGCTTCGAACAGAGAACCACAACCTGATAGAAAAGTTGAATCATGTAACCGAGTGCCATGACCGGGTTCTTCAGGAGAATGCAAGGCTCAAGGAAGAAACTTCTGATCTTCGCCAAATGTTCACAAGCCTGCAAATTGACAGCCCTTACACTGCCACGTTCAGAGACTTAGAAGAGGTTCCTTGCAACACGGCTCATCTCAGAGCTGAATCCTCCAACCAATCCATCTCTAATTCTGTAGACTTGCTTCATTAA